In a single window of the Nocardioides sp. L-11A genome:
- a CDS encoding isochorismatase family cysteine hydrolase — MPLNVKLDPRDVGLLVVDMQNGFCHPEGSRGQAFGADAVKNPQDIIPNVTTAVDLAHRLDIPVWFTQQVHYDDDVLRSRRRIPSHLERRGVKLELCRRGTWDAELLDEMKAIKEDRDEVVVKHRSSAFFQTTLEVELRMKDVQVLVVLGTTTSFCVDSTIRDAYARDFDVVVPAECVADSDDEAHAATLASIERFHGVVTDLPGLTAALDG, encoded by the coding sequence ATGCCGCTTAACGTGAAGCTCGACCCCCGGGACGTGGGTCTGCTCGTCGTCGACATGCAGAACGGCTTCTGCCACCCCGAGGGGTCGCGGGGCCAGGCGTTCGGCGCCGATGCGGTGAAGAACCCGCAGGACATCATCCCGAACGTCACGACCGCGGTCGACCTGGCGCACCGCCTGGACATCCCGGTGTGGTTCACCCAGCAGGTGCACTACGACGACGACGTGCTGCGCAGCCGGCGCCGCATCCCGTCGCACCTGGAGCGCCGGGGCGTGAAGCTCGAGCTGTGCCGTCGCGGCACCTGGGACGCCGAGCTGCTCGACGAGATGAAGGCGATCAAGGAGGACCGCGACGAGGTCGTCGTCAAGCACCGCTCGAGCGCCTTCTTCCAGACCACGCTCGAGGTCGAGCTCCGGATGAAGGACGTGCAGGTCCTCGTCGTCCTCGGGACGACGACGAGCTTCTGCGTGGACTCCACCATCCGCGACGCCTACGCACGGGACTTCGACGTCGTCGTCCCGGCCGAGTGCGTGGCCGACTCCGACGACGAAGCGCACGCCGCGACCCTGGCGAGCATCGAGCGCTTCCACGGTGTCGTCACCGACCTTCCTGGGTTGACCGCCGCGCTCGATGGCTGA
- a CDS encoding 2Fe-2S iron-sulfur cluster-binding protein has translation MPDRPSSGRNAAGAPLEGRAVGGRPRVQAESATLRVDGDAVPLGAPGASLLDVLRASGKYAAKEACGRGECGACTVLVGDRAVMSCTMLAALVTDEVTTAAGLGDAAADLRAAFADHAAFQCGFCTPGQVVRAEAVLRASVDRSRDEIVRELSGNVCRCTGYCQIVDAVCAVAQSRQCSRRDAR, from the coding sequence GTGCCGGATCGCCCTTCGAGCGGCCGCAACGCCGCGGGCGCGCCGCTGGAGGGTCGCGCAGTAGGCGGCCGTCCACGGGTCCAGGCTGAGAGTGCGACGCTGCGGGTCGACGGCGACGCCGTCCCGCTCGGAGCGCCCGGAGCGTCGTTGCTCGACGTCCTCCGGGCCTCCGGCAAGTACGCCGCCAAGGAGGCCTGCGGCCGTGGCGAGTGCGGTGCCTGCACGGTCCTGGTCGGTGACCGGGCCGTGATGTCCTGCACGATGCTGGCCGCGCTGGTGACCGACGAGGTCACCACCGCGGCCGGCCTCGGCGATGCCGCGGCCGACCTGCGGGCCGCCTTCGCCGACCATGCCGCCTTCCAGTGCGGCTTCTGCACGCCCGGCCAGGTGGTCCGCGCCGAGGCCGTGCTCCGCGCGTCCGTCGACCGGAGCCGCGACGAGATCGTCCGCGAGCTGTCGGGCAACGTCTGCCGCTGCACCGGCTACTGCCAGATCGTCGATGCCGTCTGTGCCGTCGCCCAGAGCCGGCAGTGCTCCAGGAGGGACGCGCGATGA
- a CDS encoding molybdopterin-dependent oxidoreductase — protein MSAIGQSVRPLDWAEKTSGTARYAADEPPAGTLVARVLRSPLPHADIKRLDVSAALRVPGVHAVVTAADFPEGRLYEHSGGPYSDRPPMAVDRVLYVGHEVAAVAAETAEAAEEAIRAIRVRYRRRKPLLTVPDALAPGAPQLHRREAGGNVAVATAEHWGDISLAESNATVSAMGTFRYPRVNHACMEPNTTIAWWHDERLEMWTSSQAPHFVVHELSALFGLELDQVVCRDVSVGGGFGSKSKISEHEALAAALSMKCGRPVLLELSRAEEFAFTKPRHAFTTTLTAAADADGRLCFLDAVIDVDNGAYNHYGPSVMRAGIKQLGSMYRPDAVRWDARLVDTNLVPGGQFRGYGQPQTAIALETLMDELAEKCGQDPIEFRIANAGLPDTTQLSGSQVGSNRLRECLAEVRERIGWDAKRGPERRPYRGVGVSSGMHASGSYAYPGGNTSAAGIEVRTTGEVVVRFGGADAGTGQRTILGQIAADVLGVPMDRVSVIMSDWDETPPDMGAWSSRGTHMGGHAVRQSAEAMAARLCELGAEKLGTTDVALADGHVASDGDRIAIADLVDLADESADGALRIDTEYVEPRMQPYWTGIERPNISATYAYAAHAIEVEVDPGTGVIRVLDYAAIHDIGKAINPALVEGQIIGGAVQGLGAALGEKLHYEGGRLVNAGYVHYPLPRATTVPSIDVDLIEGPEPAGPFNAKSVGEIALIPAAPALLNAVYDATGIRFRELPLTPDVVLAGLRERDGVAPRRHHLARRPRRWQIGLFRALYPYGIHLLLDRWGTRFARRRTPRPVERVALPATVAEAVAELASPDATVIGGGTDVLVQRDQELLFPTILVGTGAIASMRTIDEEPGGGWRIGAAVTLAELATWAGNRVPMVASAVATIASAQIREVATVAGNLGQEKRCWFFRNGFDCYKRGGVSCPCYAVEGDHRLHHAAIGGHRCQAVTPSDLATVFDALEATVVVTGPHGSRRVSIAGLYAGPGELDLRPGELVEAIVLPASALAARGTFVKLQQWDGDFALVSLAACASVGPDGRWAAARYVFGGLAPKPWQPPRLGRVLAGTVPTADTVAAVLDEDLSWEAHPLPGNRWKLDAAVGLARQATERLLDEDVMKRSDDD, from the coding sequence ATGAGCGCCATCGGGCAGTCCGTGCGCCCCCTGGACTGGGCGGAGAAGACCTCCGGCACCGCGCGGTACGCCGCCGATGAGCCGCCCGCGGGCACCCTGGTCGCGCGCGTCCTGCGCTCGCCGCTGCCGCACGCGGACATCAAGCGCCTCGACGTGTCCGCGGCGCTGCGGGTGCCGGGCGTCCACGCCGTCGTCACCGCCGCCGACTTCCCCGAGGGCCGGCTCTACGAGCACAGCGGTGGCCCCTATTCCGACCGGCCGCCGATGGCCGTCGACCGGGTGCTGTACGTCGGCCACGAGGTCGCCGCCGTCGCCGCCGAGACCGCCGAGGCGGCCGAGGAGGCGATCCGGGCCATCCGGGTCCGCTACCGCCGGCGCAAGCCGCTGCTGACCGTGCCCGACGCGCTCGCCCCGGGTGCCCCGCAGCTGCACCGGCGTGAGGCCGGCGGCAATGTCGCTGTCGCCACCGCCGAGCACTGGGGCGACATCTCCCTCGCCGAGTCCAACGCGACCGTCTCGGCCATGGGCACCTTCCGCTATCCCCGCGTCAACCACGCCTGCATGGAGCCCAACACCACCATCGCGTGGTGGCACGACGAGCGCCTGGAGATGTGGACCTCCAGCCAGGCGCCCCACTTCGTCGTGCACGAGCTCTCCGCACTGTTCGGGCTCGAGCTCGACCAGGTCGTGTGCCGCGACGTGTCCGTCGGCGGCGGCTTCGGCTCGAAGTCGAAGATCTCCGAGCACGAGGCGCTCGCCGCCGCGCTGTCGATGAAGTGCGGCCGGCCGGTGCTGCTCGAGCTCAGCCGGGCCGAGGAGTTCGCGTTCACCAAGCCGCGGCACGCCTTCACCACGACCCTCACCGCAGCAGCCGACGCCGACGGCCGGCTCTGCTTCCTCGACGCGGTCATCGACGTCGACAACGGCGCCTACAACCACTACGGCCCGTCGGTGATGCGGGCCGGCATCAAGCAGCTCGGCTCGATGTACCGTCCCGACGCCGTGCGCTGGGACGCCCGCCTGGTCGACACCAACCTGGTGCCCGGCGGCCAGTTCCGCGGCTACGGCCAGCCGCAGACCGCGATCGCGCTCGAGACGCTGATGGACGAGCTGGCCGAGAAGTGCGGCCAGGACCCCATCGAGTTCCGGATCGCCAACGCCGGCCTGCCCGACACCACCCAGCTCTCCGGCTCGCAGGTCGGCTCCAACCGGCTGCGCGAGTGCCTCGCCGAGGTGCGCGAGCGGATCGGCTGGGACGCCAAGCGCGGCCCGGAACGCCGTCCCTATCGAGGGGTCGGCGTCTCCTCCGGCATGCACGCCAGCGGCTCCTACGCCTACCCGGGCGGCAACACCAGCGCTGCCGGCATCGAGGTGCGCACCACCGGCGAGGTCGTCGTCCGCTTCGGCGGCGCCGACGCGGGCACCGGCCAGCGCACGATCCTCGGCCAGATCGCGGCCGACGTGCTCGGCGTACCGATGGACCGGGTGAGCGTGATCATGTCCGACTGGGACGAGACCCCGCCCGACATGGGCGCCTGGTCCTCCCGCGGCACGCACATGGGCGGGCATGCCGTGCGCCAGAGCGCCGAGGCGATGGCCGCGCGGCTGTGCGAGCTCGGCGCCGAGAAGCTCGGCACCACCGATGTCGCCCTGGCCGACGGCCATGTCGCCTCGGACGGCGACCGCATCGCGATCGCCGACCTGGTCGACCTCGCCGACGAGTCCGCCGACGGCGCGCTCCGCATCGACACCGAGTACGTCGAGCCGAGGATGCAGCCCTACTGGACGGGCATCGAGCGGCCCAACATCTCGGCGACCTACGCCTACGCGGCGCACGCGATCGAGGTCGAGGTCGACCCCGGCACCGGCGTGATCCGGGTGCTGGACTATGCCGCGATCCACGACATCGGCAAGGCGATCAACCCCGCCCTCGTCGAGGGCCAGATCATCGGCGGCGCCGTGCAGGGCCTCGGCGCGGCGCTGGGGGAGAAGCTGCACTACGAGGGCGGCCGCCTGGTCAACGCCGGCTATGTCCACTATCCGTTGCCGCGCGCCACGACGGTGCCGTCGATCGACGTCGACCTCATCGAGGGGCCCGAGCCGGCCGGCCCGTTCAACGCCAAGAGCGTCGGCGAGATCGCACTCATCCCGGCCGCGCCGGCGCTGCTCAACGCCGTGTACGACGCCACGGGCATCCGCTTCCGCGAACTGCCGCTGACACCCGATGTCGTCCTCGCGGGGCTGCGGGAGCGCGACGGCGTGGCGCCGCGCAGGCACCACCTGGCCCGGCGGCCGCGGCGCTGGCAGATCGGCCTCTTCCGCGCGCTCTACCCCTATGGCATCCACCTGCTGCTCGACCGCTGGGGGACGCGCTTCGCGCGCCGTCGTACGCCGCGGCCGGTCGAGCGGGTCGCTCTCCCGGCGACGGTCGCGGAGGCCGTGGCCGAGCTGGCCTCGCCCGACGCGACGGTGATCGGGGGCGGCACCGACGTCCTGGTCCAGCGTGACCAGGAGCTGCTCTTCCCGACGATCCTGGTCGGCACCGGCGCGATCGCGTCGATGCGCACGATCGACGAGGAGCCCGGTGGCGGCTGGCGGATCGGCGCCGCGGTGACCCTCGCCGAGCTCGCCACCTGGGCCGGGAACCGGGTGCCGATGGTGGCGTCGGCGGTCGCGACCATCGCCTCCGCCCAGATCCGCGAGGTGGCGACCGTCGCGGGCAATCTCGGCCAGGAGAAGCGCTGCTGGTTCTTCCGCAACGGCTTCGACTGCTACAAGCGCGGCGGCGTGAGCTGCCCCTGCTACGCGGTCGAGGGCGACCACCGACTGCACCACGCGGCGATCGGCGGGCACCGCTGCCAGGCGGTCACGCCCTCGGACCTCGCCACCGTCTTCGACGCACTCGAGGCGACGGTCGTGGTCACCGGCCCGCACGGCTCGCGCCGGGTGTCGATCGCCGGCCTGTACGCCGGTCCGGGCGAGCTCGACCTGCGCCCCGGTGAGCTGGTCGAGGCGATCGTGCTGCCGGCCTCCGCCCTGGCGGCGCGCGGCACCTTCGTCAAGCTGCAGCAGTGGGACGGCGACTTCGCGCTGGTGTCGCTCGCCGCCTGCGCGAGCGTCGGCCCCGACGGTCGTTGGGCCGCCGCGCGCTACGTCTTCGGCGGGCTCGCGCCCAAGCCCTGGCAGCCGCCCCGGCTCGGGCGCGTGCTGGCCGGCACCGTCCCGACGGCCGACACGGTGGCCGCCGTACTCGACGAGGACCTCTCGTGGGAGGCCCATCCACTGCCGGGGAACCGATGGAAGCTCGACGCCGCCGTCGGCCTGGCCCGACAAGCGACCGAGCGACTGCTCGACGAGGACGTGATGAAGAGGAGTGACGATGACTGA
- a CDS encoding thiamine pyrophosphate-binding protein, with protein sequence MTDVDTATARGTAIVDRLKAGGVGLAAYLPDSWLSPLIGEVVADPGVVDVRVTREDDAVAIAGGAALMGLRSAVLCQNAGVLLSANVLAAFAHHHELPLVVVAAARGGAEDGFYYQMYKGQVTAGVAAAAGLTVHHVDGPADDWLFERASEQAWLLRRPVVLLCSRRALLGESS encoded by the coding sequence ATGACTGACGTCGATACCGCGACCGCGCGGGGTACGGCGATCGTCGACCGGCTCAAGGCCGGCGGGGTGGGCCTCGCGGCGTACCTGCCGGACAGCTGGCTGAGCCCGCTGATCGGCGAGGTGGTCGCGGACCCGGGCGTCGTCGACGTCCGGGTGACGCGCGAGGACGACGCCGTCGCGATCGCCGGCGGCGCCGCCCTGATGGGGCTGCGCTCGGCGGTGCTGTGCCAGAACGCCGGCGTGCTGCTGTCGGCCAACGTGCTGGCGGCGTTCGCCCACCACCACGAGCTGCCGCTCGTCGTCGTGGCCGCCGCCCGGGGCGGCGCCGAGGACGGCTTCTACTACCAGATGTACAAGGGCCAGGTGACCGCCGGCGTCGCGGCCGCGGCCGGGCTGACCGTGCACCACGTCGACGGTCCGGCCGACGACTGGCTGTTCGAGAGGGCGAGCGAGCAGGCGTGGCTGCTGCGGCGGCCGGTCGTGCTGCTCTGCTCGCGCCGGGCGCTGCTCGGGGAGTCCTCGTGA
- a CDS encoding thiamine pyrophosphate-dependent enzyme produces the protein MRRGDVAAAIAAAAPGHVVVASLGTAGRAWREHGGSNPTFYASDPMGAAPGLALGAALARPDLDFVLLEGDGDLVMNLGSLLAIADAAPANLRVVVFNNGRYETGGGQPLAAGAAADLAAIARGAGWPFARTVARDTSAEALPELLGELLGAAPGPAMLVVEVDPEPSPYGGPGELSGAEAQREFRTALANWERSKGDEG, from the coding sequence GTGAGGCGCGGCGACGTGGCCGCGGCGATCGCCGCGGCCGCGCCCGGGCACGTCGTCGTGGCGAGCCTCGGCACCGCCGGCCGCGCGTGGCGCGAGCACGGCGGAAGCAATCCGACGTTCTACGCGTCCGACCCGATGGGCGCGGCGCCCGGCCTGGCGCTCGGTGCCGCGCTGGCCCGGCCGGACCTGGACTTCGTCCTGCTCGAGGGCGACGGCGACCTGGTCATGAACCTCGGCTCGCTGCTCGCCATCGCCGACGCGGCGCCCGCGAACCTGCGTGTCGTCGTGTTCAACAACGGCCGCTACGAGACGGGCGGGGGCCAGCCGCTCGCGGCCGGCGCCGCCGCCGACCTGGCCGCGATCGCGCGGGGGGCCGGCTGGCCGTTCGCGCGCACCGTCGCACGCGACACATCCGCCGAGGCGCTCCCGGAGCTGCTCGGCGAGCTGCTCGGAGCAGCACCCGGACCGGCGATGCTCGTCGTCGAGGTCGACCCGGAGCCCTCGCCGTACGGCGGGCCGGGCGAGCTCTCGGGCGCGGAGGCGCAGCGGGAGTTCCGGACGGCACTGGCGAACTGGGAACGATCGAAGGGTGACGAAGGATGA
- a CDS encoding amidohydrolase family protein: MTTRLLRNARLLDLEHGGELGDVVVVDGVIADLGPGAADRWLAQAGAGAAESTDSVDVGGDLLIPGLVNAHTHSNQTIEKGLCDALPLDAWMVVASYGGAGARLSPRDLYVSAMVGAIEMVRSGATSVLDCARSDNEWVDDGMDAIMQAYADLGFRANVAIQYSDLDFFSSIPVDLVPGGAELRKPPVADPDVVLAAANRFVDRWQGRSPLLQPLLGPSSLPRCSTELFEASVETARTRGVRMQTHLLSAQSQIRMAQQRYGVSTVEFLAKLDALQDWASFAHAIWLSPEEIELFAQTDAVAVHNPASNLKLGAGVAPVPALLRAGAKVAIGSDGASSNDTQNMFETLKLSTILHRVQGPPETWPTANDGLGMCWNHGAAALGANVGRLAVGAAADLTVIDTDYVWPAPAEQLRHQLAYAELGSAVRSVYVAGEGVFVDRRFPGIDEDAIRAEAREIATRIWTTLPDRLARFEEVRPVLEQVEAAVGGGSAVCH; encoded by the coding sequence ATGACGACACGGCTGCTGCGCAACGCCCGGCTGCTGGACCTCGAGCACGGCGGTGAGCTCGGCGACGTGGTGGTCGTGGACGGCGTCATCGCCGACCTCGGCCCCGGCGCCGCCGACCGTTGGCTCGCGCAGGCGGGTGCCGGCGCGGCCGAGTCGACCGACTCTGTCGATGTCGGCGGCGACCTGCTCATCCCGGGCCTGGTCAACGCGCACACGCACTCCAACCAGACCATCGAGAAGGGCCTGTGCGACGCCCTCCCGCTCGACGCGTGGATGGTCGTCGCGTCGTACGGCGGCGCCGGCGCCCGGCTCTCGCCGCGCGACCTCTACGTGTCGGCGATGGTCGGCGCGATCGAGATGGTCCGCAGCGGCGCGACCTCCGTGCTCGACTGCGCCCGCTCGGACAACGAGTGGGTCGACGACGGCATGGACGCCATCATGCAGGCGTACGCCGACCTCGGCTTCCGCGCCAACGTCGCGATCCAGTACTCCGACCTCGACTTCTTCTCCTCGATCCCGGTCGACCTGGTGCCCGGCGGCGCGGAGCTCCGCAAGCCGCCGGTCGCCGACCCCGACGTGGTGCTCGCGGCGGCGAACCGGTTCGTCGACCGCTGGCAGGGCAGGTCGCCGCTGCTGCAGCCGCTGCTCGGGCCGTCGTCCCTGCCGCGGTGCTCGACCGAGCTGTTCGAGGCCAGCGTCGAGACGGCGCGCACGCGCGGCGTCCGGATGCAGACGCACCTGCTCTCCGCGCAGTCGCAGATCCGGATGGCCCAGCAGCGCTACGGCGTCTCGACGGTGGAGTTCCTCGCGAAGCTCGACGCCCTGCAGGACTGGGCGTCGTTCGCGCACGCGATCTGGCTGAGCCCCGAGGAGATCGAGCTCTTCGCGCAGACCGACGCGGTCGCCGTCCACAACCCGGCGAGCAACCTCAAGCTGGGCGCGGGCGTGGCACCGGTGCCGGCACTGCTCAGGGCGGGCGCGAAGGTCGCGATCGGCTCGGACGGGGCGTCGAGCAATGACACGCAGAACATGTTCGAGACGCTCAAGCTCTCCACGATCCTGCACCGGGTCCAGGGGCCGCCGGAGACCTGGCCGACGGCGAACGACGGCCTCGGCATGTGCTGGAACCACGGCGCCGCCGCGCTCGGCGCGAACGTCGGCCGCCTCGCGGTCGGCGCGGCAGCCGATCTGACCGTGATCGACACCGACTACGTCTGGCCCGCGCCGGCCGAGCAGCTGCGCCACCAACTGGCGTACGCCGAGCTCGGCTCGGCCGTCCGCAGCGTCTACGTCGCGGGCGAGGGGGTCTTCGTCGACCGCCGCTTCCCGGGCATCGACGAGGACGCGATCCGTGCCGAGGCGCGGGAGATCGCCACCCGGATCTGGACGACCCTGCCCGACCGGCTCGCCCGGTTCGAGGAGGTGCGGCCGGTCCTGGAGCAGGTCGAGGCCGCTGTCGGCGGGGGCTCGGCGGTCTGTCACTAG
- a CDS encoding ABC transporter permease subunit, with translation MQTDQAAVRGPERAGWTGWADRAGPAALGVAGVVSLLLLWQLLGTLDVVPRSSLPGPWSVLGALPTILGDGDFLAGAVDSAAATGITVLVGSLVAVAVGLVASSFAFLQRPTMVVVNTFRSVPATALIPIGVLIFGLGMEMKVSIALYAVVWPILINTIYGVATTEPMRRDVARSLRWGWWRQQALVTLPSALPSILTGVRVAVGIALVVVISTELLGARYGVGTVLVQYTQASRPEVVYAGVLLLGTAGALLFSALVRAERRLVRWVAHD, from the coding sequence ATGCAGACCGACCAAGCAGCCGTCCGCGGCCCGGAACGGGCCGGCTGGACCGGCTGGGCCGACCGAGCCGGCCCGGCCGCGCTGGGGGTGGCGGGGGTGGTGAGCCTGCTGCTGCTCTGGCAGCTCCTCGGCACCCTGGACGTCGTCCCCCGCTCGTCGCTCCCCGGCCCGTGGTCGGTGCTGGGGGCGTTGCCGACGATCCTCGGCGACGGGGACTTCCTGGCCGGCGCCGTCGACAGTGCCGCGGCCACGGGGATCACGGTCCTCGTCGGCTCGCTCGTGGCGGTGGCCGTGGGCCTGGTCGCGAGCAGCTTCGCCTTCCTCCAGCGCCCGACCATGGTGGTGGTCAACACCTTCCGCTCGGTGCCGGCCACCGCGCTGATCCCGATCGGCGTGCTCATCTTCGGCCTGGGCATGGAGATGAAGGTCTCCATCGCCCTGTACGCCGTGGTGTGGCCGATCCTGATCAACACCATCTACGGCGTCGCCACCACCGAGCCGATGCGCCGCGACGTCGCCCGCTCGCTGCGCTGGGGCTGGTGGCGTCAGCAGGCGCTGGTCACGCTGCCGAGCGCGCTGCCCTCGATCCTCACCGGTGTCCGGGTCGCCGTCGGCATCGCGCTGGTCGTGGTGATCTCGACCGAGCTGCTCGGCGCGCGGTACGGCGTCGGCACGGTCCTCGTCCAGTACACGCAGGCCTCGCGCCCCGAGGTCGTCTACGCCGGCGTCCTGTTGCTCGGCACCGCGGGCGCCCTGCTCTTCTCCGCGCTGGTCCGGGCCGAGCGCCGGCTCGTGAGGTGGGTGGCCCATGACTAG
- a CDS encoding ABC transporter permease subunit, protein MTSRQLTGSTTAGPGRAVTALRRTASGVGNLWLLALVLVLWEVYGRVSGSLFVPPISRILQNFGDVWLGGPASQLFLSDLFWSEVTTSLSRFARGWGLAVVVGIGCGVVLGRSRVIAQMYGPVVRFFAAIPNTVLLPIAVQIFGVASNMNVFLIFLGSVWVVMINTADGVAGVDPMWLRSARSLRVPHWVLYLRVIVPAAAPQILAGLRVSLGIGLILMVISELYATTEGLGFQIVVAQSSFRYLDMWSAFVLIGLIGIVLNLAFGRIETRLLRWQRRSGLDAL, encoded by the coding sequence ATGACTAGCCGGCAGCTGACGGGCTCGACGACGGCGGGGCCGGGCCGGGCGGTGACCGCCCTGCGGCGTACCGCGTCGGGCGTGGGCAACCTCTGGCTGCTGGCGCTCGTGCTGGTGCTCTGGGAGGTCTACGGCCGGGTCAGCGGGTCGCTCTTCGTGCCGCCGATCTCGCGGATCCTCCAGAACTTCGGCGACGTCTGGCTCGGGGGACCGGCCTCGCAGCTCTTCCTCTCCGACCTGTTCTGGAGCGAGGTGACGACCAGCCTGTCGCGCTTCGCCCGCGGTTGGGGTCTGGCCGTCGTGGTCGGCATCGGATGCGGTGTCGTGCTCGGCCGGAGCCGGGTGATCGCCCAGATGTACGGCCCGGTCGTCCGCTTCTTCGCCGCGATCCCCAACACCGTGCTGCTGCCGATCGCGGTCCAGATCTTCGGCGTCGCGAGCAACATGAACGTCTTCCTGATCTTCCTGGGCAGCGTCTGGGTGGTCATGATCAACACGGCCGACGGCGTCGCCGGCGTCGACCCGATGTGGCTGCGCAGCGCCCGCAGTCTCCGCGTCCCGCACTGGGTGCTCTACCTCCGGGTGATCGTGCCGGCCGCGGCGCCGCAGATCCTCGCCGGCCTCCGGGTGAGCCTCGGGATCGGGCTGATCCTCATGGTGATCTCGGAGCTGTACGCCACCACCGAGGGTCTCGGCTTCCAGATCGTCGTGGCCCAGTCGAGCTTCCGCTACCTCGACATGTGGTCCGCCTTCGTCCTGATCGGCCTGATCGGGATCGTCCTCAACCTGGCCTTCGGCAGGATCGAGACCCGGCTGCTGCGTTGGCAGCGGCGCAGCGGTCTCGACGCACTGTGA
- a CDS encoding ABC transporter ATP-binding protein: MNVVVDRVRKSYGRGVEAREVLTETSLTIRSQEFVSIVGPSGCGKSTLLMMMAGLLKPSSGEIRLGDDPITGPPEGLSVVFQDYSRSLFPWMSVRRNLTTALTASRLSKEEQRSRVEHALASVGLAGKGEMYPWQMSGGMQQRVAIARALVTEPTVMLMDEPFAAVDAQTRADLEDLVLRVRHEYDVTVAFVTHDIDESVYMADRIVVLAANPGRIAADLTVDLPRPRDQVETKLDARFAKLRSEVFRLVMRPDTPATA, translated from the coding sequence ATGAATGTCGTCGTCGACCGAGTCCGCAAGTCCTACGGCCGCGGGGTCGAGGCTCGCGAGGTGCTCACCGAGACCTCGCTGACCATCCGGTCCCAGGAGTTCGTCAGCATCGTCGGGCCCTCGGGCTGCGGCAAGTCGACGCTGCTCATGATGATGGCCGGCCTGCTCAAGCCGTCCAGCGGCGAGATCCGGCTCGGCGACGATCCGATCACCGGGCCGCCGGAGGGACTCTCCGTCGTCTTCCAGGACTACAGCCGCTCGCTGTTCCCGTGGATGAGCGTGCGTCGCAACCTCACGACCGCCCTGACCGCGTCGCGCCTGTCCAAGGAGGAGCAGCGCTCCCGCGTGGAGCACGCGCTCGCGTCCGTGGGCCTGGCGGGCAAGGGGGAGATGTACCCCTGGCAGATGTCGGGCGGCATGCAGCAGCGGGTCGCCATCGCCCGGGCGCTGGTCACCGAGCCGACGGTGATGCTGATGGACGAGCCCTTCGCGGCCGTCGACGCCCAGACCCGCGCCGACCTCGAGGACCTCGTCCTCCGGGTGCGCCACGAGTACGACGTGACCGTGGCGTTCGTGACCCACGACATCGACGAGTCGGTCTACATGGCCGACCGGATCGTCGTCCTGGCGGCGAACCCCGGCCGGATCGCAGCCGACCTGACCGTCGACCTGCCCCGGCCGCGGGACCAGGTCGAGACCAAGCTCGACGCCCGCTTCGCCAAGCTCCGCAGCGAGGTGTTCCGCCTGGTGATGCGGCCCGACACCCCGGCGACGGCCTGA
- a CDS encoding ABC transporter substrate-binding protein: MRARHAFPLRRRLAVAGVLGLGLGTTLAACGSSSDDDAGADGGSLRVTTLGLCNEVVYWAQEKGLFADHGVDVELVKSTGGAAALTALQSGDIDLAFANPFSTMIAIDQGLDLKWIATAYETTSVEADAANAMVVAKDAGITDAAGLNGKTIGVNEVGGINQIASSQWMKLKGGDPSSVKFVALPFNELASAVASGKVAAAQVPAQNVDPELGLVSLGDPYVVAGEGSNLVFAGYVATGKEAKDKEKELKAFQDALIETNEAFNDPANDDERFKLASAQCKQDAAVLKTLPENIYEARVDTGALERMGEILVGQDRLDDPPSPEDFVPSYVTTK, encoded by the coding sequence ATGAGAGCTCGTCATGCATTCCCTCTGCGTCGCCGGCTGGCGGTCGCCGGCGTCCTCGGTCTCGGCCTCGGTACGACGCTGGCCGCGTGCGGGTCGTCGTCGGACGACGACGCCGGTGCCGACGGCGGCAGCCTGCGGGTCACCACGCTGGGCCTGTGCAACGAGGTCGTCTACTGGGCCCAGGAGAAGGGCCTGTTCGCCGACCACGGCGTCGACGTCGAGCTGGTGAAGTCGACCGGCGGCGCCGCGGCCCTGACCGCCCTGCAGAGCGGCGACATCGACCTGGCCTTCGCCAACCCCTTCTCCACGATGATCGCCATCGACCAGGGCCTGGACCTCAAGTGGATCGCCACCGCCTACGAGACCACCAGCGTGGAGGCGGACGCCGCCAACGCCATGGTCGTGGCCAAGGACGCCGGGATCACCGACGCCGCCGGCCTGAACGGCAAGACGATCGGCGTCAACGAGGTCGGCGGCATCAACCAGATCGCGTCGAGCCAGTGGATGAAGCTGAAGGGCGGTGACCCGAGCTCGGTCAAGTTCGTGGCGCTGCCGTTCAACGAGCTGGCCTCCGCTGTCGCCTCGGGCAAGGTCGCCGCGGCGCAGGTACCGGCCCAGAACGTCGACCCGGAGCTCGGGCTGGTCAGCCTCGGCGACCCCTATGTCGTCGCGGGCGAGGGCAGCAACCTGGTCTTCGCCGGCTATGTCGCGACCGGCAAGGAGGCGAAGGACAAGGAGAAGGAGCTCAAGGCCTTCCAGGACGCGCTGATCGAGACCAACGAGGCGTTCAACGACCCGGCCAACGACGACGAGCGCTTCAAGCTCGCCTCGGCCCAGTGCAAGCAGGACGCCGCCGTGCTGAAGACCCTGCCGGAGAACATCTACGAGGCCAGGGTCGACACCGGCGCCCTCGAGCGGATGGGCGAGATCCTCGTGGGCCAGGACCGCCTCGACGACCCGCCCTCGCCCGAGGACTTCGTGCCGTCGTACGTGACGACGAAGTAG